Part of the candidate division KSB1 bacterium genome is shown below.
GGTATTCGGCCCTCATGGACTATGGGGTGATGCTAAAAAAGACCCACGGTAATGCCTCTCGGCGTAGTCTTTCTTATCGGCGCCAAAGTGCGTTTGAGGGGTCTGACCGACAGGTACGTGGGCAGATCCTGCGGTTGTTGGTTGGCAGCCGCAAATGGACCCTGCGTGCTCTCGCTGCCGAGCTGGGCCAATCCGAGGAACGTGTGGCCCGCATTGCGGATGCATTGGCACGCGAGGGCTTTGTCACTCGCCAGGACGGCGTGATCCGCCTTCGCTGACGGCAATCGCATGTGGGCCAAGCAATAGAATCGCCAGGTAGCTTAAAGAGGGACAAACAACAATCGTTGGGAATCACAACCTAACAGGAGGGGAAAACCATGAGCAAGTCTATTTCTGCCCGGCGTTTTGCCCTATGGAGACACAGTCGCGAGGCGGTGCGTTTTGCAGCATTAACCTTTCTCGCTGGAGGACTAGTTGGAGGTTGCGCGGCGCTCAAGACAATGGGGATCAAGGAACCGACTGCCACGGTGCGGGGTGTGCGACTCACCTCGCTTTCCTTTGACCAGGTGGGGCTGACTGTGCAGGTGGCAGTGCAAAACCCAAATGCCGTCTCGGTCTCCCTGGCTGGTTATGACTATGAATTGAAAATGGGCGACGTTCCCCTTCTCTCTGGGCTGCAGGAGCAAGCGGTGGCTATCCAGCGCAAGGCCGAAAGCGTCGTCGATATTCCCGTTACGCTGCGTTTCGCCGAGCTATTCGAGAAGCTACAAACCGTAGCCCAGCAAGACAGCGCCGACTTGGGGCTGGCCGCCAACCTGTGGGTTGATCTGCCGGTACTCGGACGCACCAAGCTGCCCATTAAAGCGCACCACAGAGTGCCTGT
Proteins encoded:
- a CDS encoding LEA type 2 family protein, whose protein sequence is MSKSISARRFALWRHSREAVRFAALTFLAGGLVGGCAALKTMGIKEPTATVRGVRLTSLSFDQVGLTVQVAVQNPNAVSVSLAGYDYELKMGDVPLLSGLQEQAVAIQRKAESVVDIPVTLRFAELFEKLQTVAQQDSADLGLAANLWVDLPVLGRTKLPIKAHHRVPVLKLPALSIEGIRAKMVGLTSAEIGLQVRVHNPNSLGFNISRLSYALTLHDKVPANGLLQNLQLPAHGAAEFTLPVTVDVVKVGQALFSTLTSKQPLKYDLKADVVMGTGLDLLREASLHLTHSGQIAP